In Triticum aestivum cultivar Chinese Spring chromosome 5B, IWGSC CS RefSeq v2.1, whole genome shotgun sequence, the following proteins share a genomic window:
- the LOC123110301 gene encoding ent-kaurenoic acid oxidase 1 isoform X1, which translates to MVGWLRTSPACNARGTSRSMSMAVGEGVGEWAWWLALTLGAVPLLCLAVWHSADAWYRAAFFLRHGGRRRLPPGHMGLPFLGETLSFVWHFKLARRPDDFIAAKRRAHGAGAGIYRTHLFGSPAVIACSPVANKFVFQSADNFGIRWPVPELIGHKSMVNVEGASHARLRGIILTAINRPSSLRTIAAVVQPRVVAALAAWADMGTIVASTEIKKVTFANIFKMFISMEPSPLTEQIDQWFGSLMAGLRAFPLDLPGTKFHGARKCRRKLNAVFRHELEARKKVDKKCDDLMSGLMCTEDEQGKRLSDEEVVDNMVNLVVAGYESTASAIMWATYHLAKSPAALAKLREENVALSESKGGSLMITHDDLPRMKYTAKVVEETIRMANVAPMVHRVANRDVEYGGYTIPAGWPVLVWVRSLHTDPVYYQDPLTFNPDRWDKPMKPGTYQAFGGGYRICAGNMLAKLQITIMLHHLSIGYEWELLNPDAKVNYLPHPRPLDGAAMTFRKLRA; encoded by the exons ATGGTTGGTTG GCTACGCACCAGCCCGGCATGCAATGCGCGAG GTACTAGCAGATCAATGTCGATGGCAGTGGGAGAAGGTGTGGGTGAGTGGGCATGGTGGCTGGCCCTCACCCTCGGCGCAGTCCCGCTGCTCTGCCTCGCCGTCTGGCACTCCGCCGACGCGTGGTACCGCGCCGCCTTCTTCCTCAGGCACGGCGGCCGGCGCCGCCTCCCGCCGGGCCACATGGGCCTGCCCTTCCTCGGCGAGACGCTCTCCTTCGTCTGGCACTTCAAGCTCGCGCGCCGCCCGGACGACTTCATCGCCGCCAAGAGGCGCGCGCACGGCGCCGGGGCCGGCATCTACCGGACGCACCTCTTCGGCTCCCCCGCCGTCATTGCGTGCTCTCCGGTGGCCAACAAGTTCGTGTTCCAGTCCGCCGATAACTTCGGCATACGGTGGCCGGTGCCGGAGCTCATCGGCCACAAGTCCATGGTCAACGTCGAGGGCGCCAGCCATGCCAGGCTTCGCGGGATCATCCTCACCGCCATCAACCGCCCCAGCTCGCTCCGGACCATCGCTGCCGTCGTGCAGCCGCGTGTTGTGGCGGCGCTGGCCGCGTGGGCAGACATGGGGACGATCGTTGCCTCCACCGAGATCAAGAAA GTGACGTTCGCGAACATATTCAAAATGTTCATAAGCATGGAGCCGTCGCCATTGACGGAGCAGATCGACCAGTGGTTCGGCAGCCTGATGGCTGGCCTCAGGGCATTCCCCTTGGATCTTCCAGGGACAAAATTTCACGGTGCTCGCAAG TGCCGTCGGAAGCTGAACGCAGTCTTCCGGCATGAGCTGGAGGCAAGGAAGAAGGTGGACAAGAAGTGTGATGATCTCATGAGCGGGCTGATGTGCACCGAGGACGAGCAGGGGAAGAGGCTGAGCGATGAGGAGGTAGTGGACAACATGGTCAACCTCGTGGTCGCTGGCTATGAATCCACGGCCAGCGCCATCATGTGGGCTACCTACCACTTGGCCAAATCCCCTGCCGCCCTCGCCAAGCTCCGGGAGGAGAACGTGGCACTGAGCGAAAGCAAAGGTGGTTCATTGATGATCACCCATGATGACCTGCCGAGGATGAAGTACACGGCGAAGGTGGTGGAGGAGACGATCCGAATGGCCAACGTCGCCCCCATGGTGCACCGCGTGGCGAACCGGGACGTGGAGTATGGCGGGTACACGATCCCGGCGGGGTGGCCGGTGCTCGTGTGGGTGAGGTCGCTGCATACCGACCCAGTCTACTACCAGGACCCCCTCACCTTCAACCCGGACAGATGGGAT aaacCAATGAAGCCAGGGACGTACCAGGCATTCGGTGGTGGATATAGGATTTGCGCCGGCAACATGCTCGCGAAGTTGCAGATCACCATCATGCTCCATCACCTCTCCATTGGTTATGA ATGGGAGCTGTTGAATCCTGATGCCAAGGTCAATTACCTTCCACACCCAAGGCCATTGGACGGTGCAGCCATGACCTTCCGTAAGCTTAGAGCTTGA
- the LOC123110301 gene encoding ent-kaurenoic acid oxidase 1 isoform X2: MVGWLRTSPACNARGTSRSMSMAVGEGVGEWAWWLALTLGAVPLLCLAVWHSADAWYRAAFFLRHGGRRRLPPGHMGLPFLGETLSFVWHFKLARRPDDFIAAKRRAHGAGAGIYRTHLFGSPAVIACSPVANKFVFQSADNFGIRWPVPELIGHKSMVNVEGASHARLRGIILTAINRPSSLRTIAAVVQPRVVAALAAWADMGTIVASTEIKKVTFANIFKMFISMEPSPLTEQIDQWFGSLMAGLRAFPLDLPGTKFHGARKCRRKLNAVFRHELEARKKVDKKCDDLMSGLMCTEDEQGKRLSDEEVVDNMVNLVVAGYESTASAIMWATYHLAKSPAALAKLREENVALSESKGGSLMITHDDLPRMKYTAKVVEETIRMANVAPMVHRVANRDVEYGGYTIPAGWPVLVWVRSLHTDPVYYQDPLTFNPDRWDKPMKPGTYQAFGGGYRICAGNMLAKLQITIMLHHLSIGYE; encoded by the exons ATGGTTGGTTG GCTACGCACCAGCCCGGCATGCAATGCGCGAG GTACTAGCAGATCAATGTCGATGGCAGTGGGAGAAGGTGTGGGTGAGTGGGCATGGTGGCTGGCCCTCACCCTCGGCGCAGTCCCGCTGCTCTGCCTCGCCGTCTGGCACTCCGCCGACGCGTGGTACCGCGCCGCCTTCTTCCTCAGGCACGGCGGCCGGCGCCGCCTCCCGCCGGGCCACATGGGCCTGCCCTTCCTCGGCGAGACGCTCTCCTTCGTCTGGCACTTCAAGCTCGCGCGCCGCCCGGACGACTTCATCGCCGCCAAGAGGCGCGCGCACGGCGCCGGGGCCGGCATCTACCGGACGCACCTCTTCGGCTCCCCCGCCGTCATTGCGTGCTCTCCGGTGGCCAACAAGTTCGTGTTCCAGTCCGCCGATAACTTCGGCATACGGTGGCCGGTGCCGGAGCTCATCGGCCACAAGTCCATGGTCAACGTCGAGGGCGCCAGCCATGCCAGGCTTCGCGGGATCATCCTCACCGCCATCAACCGCCCCAGCTCGCTCCGGACCATCGCTGCCGTCGTGCAGCCGCGTGTTGTGGCGGCGCTGGCCGCGTGGGCAGACATGGGGACGATCGTTGCCTCCACCGAGATCAAGAAA GTGACGTTCGCGAACATATTCAAAATGTTCATAAGCATGGAGCCGTCGCCATTGACGGAGCAGATCGACCAGTGGTTCGGCAGCCTGATGGCTGGCCTCAGGGCATTCCCCTTGGATCTTCCAGGGACAAAATTTCACGGTGCTCGCAAG TGCCGTCGGAAGCTGAACGCAGTCTTCCGGCATGAGCTGGAGGCAAGGAAGAAGGTGGACAAGAAGTGTGATGATCTCATGAGCGGGCTGATGTGCACCGAGGACGAGCAGGGGAAGAGGCTGAGCGATGAGGAGGTAGTGGACAACATGGTCAACCTCGTGGTCGCTGGCTATGAATCCACGGCCAGCGCCATCATGTGGGCTACCTACCACTTGGCCAAATCCCCTGCCGCCCTCGCCAAGCTCCGGGAGGAGAACGTGGCACTGAGCGAAAGCAAAGGTGGTTCATTGATGATCACCCATGATGACCTGCCGAGGATGAAGTACACGGCGAAGGTGGTGGAGGAGACGATCCGAATGGCCAACGTCGCCCCCATGGTGCACCGCGTGGCGAACCGGGACGTGGAGTATGGCGGGTACACGATCCCGGCGGGGTGGCCGGTGCTCGTGTGGGTGAGGTCGCTGCATACCGACCCAGTCTACTACCAGGACCCCCTCACCTTCAACCCGGACAGATGGGAT aaacCAATGAAGCCAGGGACGTACCAGGCATTCGGTGGTGGATATAGGATTTGCGCCGGCAACATGCTCGCGAAGTTGCAGATCACCATCATGCTCCATCACCTCTCCATTGGTTATGAGTGA
- the LOC123110300 gene encoding putative F-box/FBD/LRR-repeat protein At4g00315, with product MERRRKPLPRRPTYCAPFRSGRPPAKKRKRLGSEGEIEPSAGAAGVDRISALPDELLGEIISLLPIKDGARTQILASRWRHLWLSAPLNLDCRGFATAADLAVVRYRRVYNNVPSAVAHILDRHQGPGRRLRVKGYRLPVAAAAAAALNWWIVAPALAAAAAAALDCWLVAPALDGLQVLECWVSSKHSKPLGPLPASAYRFSPTLRVATFGGCRLPDDDIAQGLHFPNLKHLSLESVSTSEHSLHSLIAGCPALECLMIHTIFGFRRLRINSLTLTFICVQDQLQNCKGFSQLQFEELVIQNAPCLEKLIPLYFECGLQVSVISAPRLHTLGFLTDWGDHSTKLVFGSTVIQGLRADSLTTAVRTVKILAVNVHTLSLDNVLDMIRFFPCLEKLLVKSWSLGENNLWHCKHRDLLTCLDIRLRTVVLETYLGSWSQVNFAKFFVLNARLLESMTFHVEASLYDEEFLAEQRGKLRLGNKASRDAQFHFTTGTSLEAVWETKHLSDLNLDDPFLCRC from the exons atggagcgGCGGCGCAAGCCTCTTCCGCGCCGGCCGACGTACTGCGCTCCTTTTAGGTCAGGTCGTCCACCAGCCAAGAAGAGGAAGAGATTGGGCTCCGAGGGAGAGATTGAACCTTCGGCCGGGGCGGCAGGAGTCGACCGGATCAGCGCCCTCCCCGACGAACTCCTCGGCGagatcatctccctcctccccatcaaggacggcgcccgcacccaGATCCTCGCGTCCCGGTGGCGCCACCTCTGGCTCTCCGCCCCTCTCAACCTCGACTGCCGTGGcttcgccaccgccgccgatctCGCGGTCGTCAGATACCGCAGGGTCTACAACAACGTCCCCTCTGCTGTAGCGCACATTCTTGACCGCCACCAAGgccccggccgccgcctccgtgtCAAGGGGTACCGTCtccccgtcgccgccgcagccgccgccgccctcaattGGTGGATCGTGgcccccgccctcgccgccgccgccgccgccgccctggatTGCTGGCTCGTGGCCCCCGCCCTCGACGGCCTCCAGGTGCTCGAGTGCTGGGTTTCTTCCAAGCATTCTAAACCGCTTGGGCCGCTGCCGGCGTCCGCCTACCGCTTCTCGCCCACCCTCCGCGTCGCCACCTTCGGTGGCTGCCGCCTCCCCGACGACGACATCGCCCAAGGGCTTCACTTCCCCAACCTCAAGCACTTGTCACTTGAATCCGTCTCCACCTCGGAGCACTCTCTGCACAGCCTCATCGCCGGTTGCCCCGCTCTGGAATGCTTGATGATTCACACAATCTTCGGCTTCCGTCGCCTTCGGATCAATTCCCTCACTCTTACGTTCATATGTGTGCAAGATCAACTTCAGAACTGCAAGGGATTCAGTCAGCTCCAGTTTGAGGAACTCGTCATCCAGAATGCGCCTTGTCTTGAAAAGTTGATCCCTCTCTACTTTGAGTGTGGTCTGCAGGTGTCGGTAATCTCCGCGCCTAGACTTCACACCTTGGGCTTCCTTACTGATTGGGGCGACCATTCTACCAAACtagtgtttggctccacagttattCAG GGATTGCGCGCCGATAGCCTGACAACGGCGGTGCGCACTGTCAAGATTTTAGCTGTCAATGTCCATACTCTTAGTTTGGATAATGTTCTTGACATGATAAGATTctttccatgcctggagaagctGCTTGTGAAG TCATGGAGTTTGGGTGAGAACAATTTGTGGCATTGTAAACACCGGGATCTTCTCACATGTCTTGACATCCGTCTCAGGACAGTAGTGTTGGAAACGTATCTGGGCAGCTGGTCACAGGTTAACTTTGCCAAATTCTTTGTGCTGAACGCCAGATTGCTGGAGTCAATGACGTTTCATGTTGAGGCCAGCTTGTACGACGAGGAGTTCTTGGCAGAACAGCGTGGGAAGCTTCGGCTAGGGAACAAGGCTTCAAGAGATGCTCAGTTTCATTTTACAACTGGTACTTCTCTCGAAGCTGTTTGGGAGACCAAGCATCTCAGTGATCTTAACTTGGATGACCCCTTCCTGTGTAGATGTTGA